The proteins below come from a single Deinococcus aerolatus genomic window:
- a CDS encoding cupin domain-containing protein, with product MPVPRLTALTLLSLTAGAALLSLGLAATAPVNADALKWGDAPPFLPPGAQLAVLDGDPSKAVRITLRLKMPAGYQILAHWHPTQEDVTVLSGSVYVGMGDVLAKTGGTLLKPGGFVALGARMNHYAWTDEATELQIHMDGPFEITYVDAALDPRDKK from the coding sequence ATGCCTGTTCCCCGCTTGACTGCGCTCACCCTGCTCTCGCTGACCGCCGGCGCCGCCCTGCTGTCTCTGGGCCTCGCCGCCACCGCACCGGTCAACGCCGACGCGCTGAAGTGGGGAGATGCACCTCCCTTCCTGCCGCCGGGCGCACAGCTCGCGGTGCTGGACGGCGACCCCAGCAAGGCCGTAAGGATCACGCTGCGCCTCAAGATGCCTGCCGGCTACCAGATTCTGGCGCACTGGCACCCCACCCAGGAGGACGTCACCGTGCTGTCCGGCAGCGTGTACGTGGGCATGGGTGACGTGCTGGCCAAGACCGGCGGCACCCTGCTGAAACCCGGCGGCTTCGTGGCCCTGGGCGCCAGGATGAACCATTACGCGTGGACCGACGAGGCCACGGAGTTGCAGATTCACATGGACGGCCCCTTCGAGATTACCTATGTCGACGCGGCTCTTGATCCGAGAGACAAGAAATAA
- a CDS encoding FAD-binding oxidoreductase translates to MTTMPSSPALSNLPVQDAVIALRASLRGEVIQPEDERYDDLRALYNGMIDRHPALIVRCTDVADVQAALKFAAEHALRLAIRGGGHNGGGLGSVDGGLVIDLGPMHGVRVDPAERTVRVEGGATWGQVDHATHPFGLAVPSGIISTTGVGGLTLGGGLGHLTRKYGLTIDNLLEADVVLADGQLVTASAEQHPDLFWALRGGGGNFGVVTSFLFRGQPVDTVVGGPTLWTLEQAPEVMRWYREFIVNAPEDLNGFFAFLTVPPAPPFPEALHLQKMCGVVWCYTGPQEKAEEVFAPIRDFGPPALHGIHDMPFPALQSAFDGLYPPGHQWYWRADFVKELSDEAIATHVEHARTLPTMQCTMHLYPLDGAAHRVGPQDTAWSYRDATWGEVIVGVDPDPANAGTIKDWCVNYWEAVHPHSMGGAYVNMMMDEGQDRVRAAYRDNYDRLRQVKARYDPDNVFNVNQNIRAD, encoded by the coding sequence ATGACCACCATGCCCAGCAGTCCAGCTCTTTCCAATCTTCCAGTCCAGGACGCAGTGATCGCTCTGCGGGCCTCCCTGCGCGGCGAGGTCATTCAGCCCGAGGATGAACGCTACGACGATCTTCGGGCACTCTACAACGGCATGATCGACCGGCACCCGGCGCTGATCGTGCGCTGCACCGACGTGGCTGACGTGCAGGCGGCCCTGAAGTTTGCCGCCGAACACGCACTGAGACTCGCCATTCGTGGCGGCGGCCACAACGGCGGCGGCCTGGGCAGCGTCGACGGCGGCCTGGTCATCGACCTGGGGCCGATGCACGGCGTGCGGGTCGATCCTGCCGAGCGCACCGTGCGGGTGGAGGGCGGCGCGACCTGGGGGCAAGTGGACCACGCCACGCACCCCTTCGGGCTGGCCGTGCCGTCAGGCATCATCTCCACCACCGGGGTGGGCGGCCTGACGCTGGGCGGGGGGCTGGGCCACCTGACCCGCAAGTACGGCCTGACCATCGACAACCTGCTGGAAGCCGACGTGGTGCTGGCCGACGGGCAGCTCGTGACCGCCAGCGCGGAGCAGCATCCCGACCTGTTCTGGGCGCTGCGCGGGGGCGGCGGCAACTTCGGCGTGGTCACCTCGTTCCTGTTCCGGGGCCAGCCGGTGGACACCGTCGTCGGTGGGCCGACCCTGTGGACGCTGGAGCAGGCCCCCGAGGTGATGCGCTGGTACCGCGAATTCATCGTGAACGCCCCCGAGGACCTCAACGGCTTCTTCGCTTTCCTGACCGTGCCGCCCGCGCCGCCGTTCCCCGAGGCGCTGCACCTGCAGAAGATGTGCGGGGTGGTGTGGTGCTACACCGGGCCGCAGGAGAAGGCCGAGGAGGTCTTCGCGCCCATCCGCGACTTCGGGCCGCCGGCGCTCCACGGCATTCATGACATGCCGTTTCCCGCCCTGCAAAGTGCCTTTGACGGCCTGTACCCGCCCGGACACCAGTGGTACTGGCGCGCGGATTTCGTCAAAGAGCTGAGTGACGAGGCCATCGCCACGCACGTCGAGCACGCCCGGACCCTGCCGACCATGCAGTGCACCATGCACCTGTACCCGCTGGACGGCGCTGCCCACCGCGTGGGCCCGCAGGACACCGCCTGGAGCTACCGCGACGCCACCTGGGGCGAGGTGATTGTCGGCGTCGATCCCGATCCGGCCAACGCGGGCACCATCAAGGACTGGTGCGTGAACTACTGGGAAGCGGTGCATCCCCACTCGATGGGCGGCGCCTACGTCAACATGATGATGGACGAGGGCCAGGACCGGGTCCGGGCGGCGTACCGCGACAACTATGACCGGCTGCGGCAGGTCAAGGCCCGCTATGACCCGGACAATGTCTTTAACGTCAACCAGAACATCCGGGCAGATTGA
- a CDS encoding GNAT family N-acetyltransferase: MTAPHVPSELRTPRLLLRAPRPGDAGAVHAAVHASLPELRPWMVWAQEPLDLPGTAENLRGAAERYAAREELRLLVWTPDGRELIGSSGFHALDWRVPKGEIGYWIATPHTGHGHAQEVAGALTTFGLDTLGLRRIEIRCDSANARSARIPRALGYALDATLRHNAVAADDPAQLRDTLVFSVTR; the protein is encoded by the coding sequence ATGACCGCGCCCCACGTGCCCAGCGAACTGCGCACGCCCCGGCTGCTGCTGCGTGCGCCCCGGCCTGGGGACGCCGGGGCCGTTCACGCCGCTGTCCACGCCTCGCTGCCGGAACTGCGGCCCTGGATGGTCTGGGCGCAGGAACCGCTGGACCTGCCGGGAACCGCTGAGAACCTGCGCGGGGCCGCTGAACGCTATGCCGCCCGCGAGGAACTGCGTCTGCTGGTCTGGACTCCAGATGGCCGGGAACTGATCGGCAGCAGCGGCTTTCACGCCCTGGACTGGCGCGTGCCGAAGGGCGAGATCGGGTACTGGATCGCCACCCCCCACACCGGCCACGGCCACGCGCAGGAGGTGGCCGGGGCGCTGACCACCTTCGGCCTGGACACCCTGGGGCTGCGCCGCATCGAGATCCGCTGCGACAGTGCCAACGCACGCAGCGCCCGCATTCCCCGGGCACTGGGCTACGCCCTGGACGCCACCCTGCGCCACAACGCGGTGGCCGCCGACGATCCGGCGCAGCTGCGCGACACGCTGGTATTCAGCGTGACGCGGTAG
- the purK gene encoding 5-(carboxyamino)imidazole ribonucleotide synthase yields the protein MTPASPHLGILGGGQLAQMLALAALPLGVRVTVLEPDAGAPARLCATHLHAPYTDAAGLDRLAGCDAVTLEFENVPAAALGALEGRVPVRPGRSLLERSKHRVREKRALREAGAQTAPFVAIETGADLDGALAQVGGRGVLKTSELGYDGRGQARVSDGAGLRAAWQEMGHVPCVLEGLVDFEREVSLSVARGPDGAVAFGPLIENVHRNGILRTSVCLEGDAHEAGAREVAGRVAAAWELQGLMTLEFFQLANGGLLVNEVAPRVHNSGHLTQDGGGVSQFEAQVRAVLGLPLADWRPLLPCAMVNIIGAGGQEPDQQPDWAGIDALPGTHLHLYHKAWRAGRKLGHVNLVAPDPATLRGRLAQLEALIP from the coding sequence GTGACCCCTGCTTCCCCACACCTGGGTATTCTCGGCGGCGGGCAGCTGGCGCAGATGCTGGCGCTGGCGGCCCTGCCGCTGGGCGTGCGCGTCACGGTGCTGGAGCCGGACGCCGGGGCCCCGGCGCGGCTGTGCGCTACCCACCTGCACGCGCCCTACACCGACGCGGCCGGACTGGACCGGCTGGCCGGCTGCGACGCCGTGACCCTGGAGTTCGAGAACGTCCCGGCCGCCGCTCTGGGTGCGCTGGAAGGCCGGGTGCCGGTGCGGCCAGGACGCAGTCTGCTGGAACGCAGCAAGCACCGCGTCCGCGAGAAGAGGGCCCTGCGCGAGGCCGGGGCGCAGACGGCTCCCTTCGTGGCCATCGAGACCGGGGCCGACCTGGACGGCGCGCTGGCGCAGGTGGGCGGGCGGGGCGTCCTCAAGACCTCCGAACTGGGCTACGACGGCAGGGGGCAGGCCCGCGTGTCGGACGGGGCCGGGCTGCGGGCCGCGTGGCAGGAGATGGGCCACGTGCCGTGCGTGCTCGAAGGGCTGGTCGACTTTGAGCGCGAGGTCAGCCTGAGCGTGGCGCGGGGCCCGGACGGCGCGGTGGCGTTCGGCCCGCTGATCGAGAATGTCCACCGGAACGGCATCCTGCGCACCAGCGTGTGCCTGGAGGGGGACGCGCACGAGGCCGGGGCCCGCGAGGTGGCCGGGCGCGTGGCCGCAGCCTGGGAGTTGCAGGGCCTGATGACGCTGGAGTTCTTCCAGCTTGCGAACGGCGGGCTGCTGGTCAACGAGGTGGCCCCGCGCGTCCACAACAGCGGCCACCTGACCCAGGACGGCGGCGGCGTCAGCCAGTTCGAGGCCCAGGTCCGCGCCGTGCTGGGCCTGCCGCTGGCCGACTGGCGGCCCCTGCTGCCCTGCGCGATGGTCAACATCATCGGGGCGGGGGGCCAGGAGCCGGACCAGCAGCCGGACTGGGCGGGCATCGACGCGCTGCCGGGCACGCACCTGCACCTGTACCACAAGGCCTGGCGGGCCGGGCGCAAGCTGGGACACGTCAATCTGGTGGCCCCGGACCCGGCGACGTTGCGCGGGCGGCTGGCACAGCTCGAGGCCCTGATTCCATGA
- the purE gene encoding 5-(carboxyamino)imidazole ribonucleotide mutase, with product MGVVMGSRSDFATMEAALDTLAQLGLPYEVRVLSAHRTPELLASYAARAQRLNFTCIIAGAGGAAHLPGMLAAFTRVPVLGVPVQSRALSGQDSLLSIVQMPGGIPVATFAIGPAGAKNAALFAAAMVAGSDDGVRQHLDAFRHQQTQAVLDEPFFEGHPEAGAQ from the coding sequence GTGGGCGTGGTGATGGGCAGCCGTAGCGATTTTGCGACCATGGAGGCGGCGTTGGACACGTTGGCCCAGCTGGGATTGCCCTACGAGGTGCGGGTGCTGTCGGCCCACCGCACGCCGGAGCTGCTGGCCAGTTACGCGGCGCGGGCCCAGCGGCTGAACTTCACCTGCATCATCGCGGGGGCGGGCGGCGCGGCCCACCTGCCGGGCATGCTGGCGGCCTTCACGCGGGTGCCGGTACTGGGCGTGCCGGTGCAGTCGCGCGCCCTGAGCGGCCAGGACAGCCTGCTGAGCATCGTTCAGATGCCCGGCGGCATTCCGGTGGCCACCTTTGCCATCGGGCCAGCCGGGGCAAAGAATGCCGCGCTGTTCGCCGCCGCCATGGTCGCCGGCAGCGACGACGGGGTCCGGCAGCATCTGGACGCCTTTCGCCACCAGCAGACCCAGGCGGTGCTGGACGAGCCGTTTTTTGAGGGCCACCCCGAGGCAGGCGCGCAGTGA
- a CDS encoding glutamate ligase domain-containing protein codes for MTSPDYDWLYSRTRAGRARGPAGARALLDALGSPDARFPSVRVIGTNGKGSTCAMLEAGLMAAGVRTGRFTSPHLHAYEERVRVDGVNLDPARTGAFIGWARAHAPDAAFFDLTLALACQVFAGDGVEVAVMEAGVGGQSDATHALKNVVAVALTNADLDHTGVLGATVAAIARDKAGAAMRGVPLLTTATGEALAVARMVARQRGAPLLTPAGHPGLFALPHPPRLAGPHQHANAALAAATLRTLDHGSGVEAALNARHSARLERLVVGDRTVLLDGAHNPHATRALALAVPQADVLLFGNLARKDTDATLAPLLPVAPLRVFTAPGDLATPPQNLAARYGGEACPDPAGALTRALALTPPGGTLLVTGSLYLAAGVRAQLDRP; via the coding sequence GTGACGTCGCCCGATTACGACTGGCTGTACTCGCGCACCCGTGCAGGCCGGGCGCGGGGGCCGGCGGGCGCGCGGGCGCTGCTGGACGCCCTGGGCTCGCCGGACGCCCGCTTCCCGTCCGTCCGCGTGATCGGGACCAACGGCAAGGGCAGCACCTGCGCCATGCTGGAAGCGGGCCTGATGGCAGCGGGCGTCCGGACGGGGCGCTTTACCAGCCCGCACCTGCACGCCTACGAGGAACGCGTCCGGGTGGACGGGGTCAACCTTGATCCGGCCCGCACGGGCGCCTTTATCGGGTGGGCCAGGGCGCACGCCCCGGACGCCGCCTTCTTCGACCTGACCCTGGCACTGGCCTGTCAGGTGTTCGCCGGGGACGGAGTGGAGGTGGCCGTGATGGAGGCGGGCGTGGGCGGTCAGAGCGACGCCACCCACGCGCTGAAAAACGTCGTCGCCGTGGCCCTGACCAACGCGGACCTGGACCACACCGGCGTGCTGGGGGCGACGGTGGCCGCGATCGCCCGCGACAAGGCGGGGGCGGCCATGCGTGGCGTGCCGCTGCTGACCACCGCGACGGGGGAGGCGCTGGCGGTGGCGCGGATGGTGGCCCGGCAGCGGGGAGCGCCGCTGCTGACCCCGGCTGGCCATCCTGGACTGTTCGCCCTGCCCCACCCCCCCCGGCTGGCGGGTCCGCACCAGCACGCCAACGCCGCCCTGGCCGCCGCCACCCTGCGGACGCTGGACCACGGCAGCGGAGTTGAGGCCGCCCTGAACGCCCGCCATTCCGCCCGCCTGGAGCGGCTGGTGGTGGGGGACCGGACCGTGCTGCTGGACGGCGCGCACAACCCTCACGCTACCCGCGCGCTGGCGCTGGCGGTGCCGCAGGCCGACGTGCTGTTGTTCGGCAACCTGGCCCGCAAGGACACCGACGCCACGCTGGCCCCGCTGTTGCCGGTGGCCCCACTGCGGGTCTTTACCGCGCCCGGTGATCTGGCGACGCCGCCGCAGAACCTCGCGGCCCGTTACGGCGGTGAGGCCTGTCCCGACCCTGCCGGTGCGCTGACCCGCGCCCTGGCCCTGACGCCGCCGGGAGGCACGCTGCTGGTCACCGGCAGCCTGTATCTGGCGGCAGGCGTGCGGGCGCAGCTTGACAGGCCCTGA